From Paenibacillus sp. V4I7, one genomic window encodes:
- a CDS encoding IS1595 family transposase yields the protein MNFASMSLEQFQNHFSTDSACIEYIFHTKWPEGFSCPRCKHSHAYVTTTRRLPLYECSHCRHQTSLISGTIMEGSRTGLSKWMLALFLFSRTNKGTTAIELSKFIKVTYKTAWLILYKIRSMIHSSDDQTPLSGSVCINSAIYGRPYNPSVHKHQQEHLLLIGKSVNEWNESTYLKIKHVLLTNPKERHIPRFETKAFQQLHIESDIQNIEIVTGFYTHTRLRPLLVFAKQASKWINNTFHGLGPKHLQKYLDEFSYRLNLSSKNKPIFAHLVQLCFKPASY from the coding sequence ATGAATTTTGCAAGTATGTCACTTGAGCAATTTCAAAATCATTTTTCCACTGACAGTGCTTGCATTGAGTATATTTTTCATACTAAGTGGCCTGAAGGTTTTAGCTGCCCGCGTTGTAAACACAGCCATGCTTATGTGACAACTACCCGTCGTCTTCCGCTTTACGAATGCAGTCACTGTCGCCATCAAACGTCTCTTATATCCGGGACAATTATGGAGGGAAGTCGAACTGGACTGAGTAAATGGATGCTGGCTCTTTTTCTTTTCTCCCGTACAAATAAAGGTACGACCGCAATCGAACTTTCTAAATTTATCAAGGTTACTTATAAAACTGCTTGGCTAATCTTGTATAAAATCCGTTCTATGATTCATAGCTCCGATGATCAAACTCCGCTTTCGGGCTCAGTTTGTATTAATTCGGCTATCTACGGACGACCTTATAATCCTTCTGTTCACAAACACCAGCAAGAGCATCTTCTTCTTATAGGCAAATCAGTTAATGAATGGAATGAATCTACCTACCTCAAAATCAAGCATGTTCTTCTTACGAATCCAAAAGAAAGACATATTCCTCGATTTGAAACAAAAGCCTTTCAACAACTGCACATAGAATCAGATATCCAAAATATTGAGATAGTTACAGGTTTTTATACCCACACACGACTTCGACCATTGCTCGTATTCGCTAAACAAGCTAGTAAATGGATAAATAACACCTTCCATGGCCTCGGACCCAAACATTTACAAAAGTATTTAGACGAATTTAGTTATCGACTAAACCTTTCTTCAAAAAACAAACCTATTTTTGCCCATTTAGTTCAACTCTGCTTCAAACCCGCTAGCTACTAA